The following nucleotide sequence is from Longimicrobiales bacterium.
TCGGGCTCCACGCCCAGCTCGTTGATGATGATCTCCTTGACCTTCGACTCGGTGTTGTCCGCCATCTTGTCCTCTTCGGTTAGTGTGTCAGATCACCATGCCGCCATCGACGACAATGACCTGCCCGGTAATATACGCCGCACCCGGTCCTGCCAGAAACCGCACTACGGACGCAATATCGTCGCCGCGTCCGAGCCGCCCGAGCGCGATCTGCCCGAGCAGCGCCTCCCGTACGGTTTCGCCCAGCTCAGCCGTCATCTCCGTCTCGATGTAACCCGGCGCCAGCGCGTTGCACAGGATGTTCCGCGACGCCAGCTCCTTCGCCACCGACTTCGTCAGCCCGATCACACCGGCCTTCGAGGCGGCATAGTTCGCCTGCCCCTTGTTGCCCGTGATGCCGACGACGCTCGTGATGTTGATGATACGGCCCTCGCGGCGCCGCATCATGCCGCGCGTCGCCGCCCTGATGGTATTGAACGTACCCTTCAGGTTCGTGTCGATCACGCGGTCCCACTCCGCGTCCGACAGACGCATGAGCAGATTATCGCCCGTCACGCCCGCGTTATTCACCAGGATGTCGAGCGATCCGAGATCGGACTCCACCTGTTTCACCAGCGCGTCCACCGCCGCCGCATCCGCCACATCGCAGCCGAAGCCCGCGTGCCCTTCACCAGGCAGCTCACCCGCCACCGCGGCCGCGCGCTCCCCATCACGCGCCACCACCGCAACGCGCGCGCCGGCGGAGGCCAGATGCTCCGCAATGCTGCGGCCGATGCCCCGGCTGCCGCCCGTGACGACTGCGACCTTCCCGTCCAGCTCCCGCCCCGCCATGGCCTCGCTCATGACATCACCGCTTCCACGTCCGCCGCCGTCCCGATCGCCTGTGACGCCGCCCCGCGCTCGATCCGCCTGAGCAGCCCCGTCAGCACGCTGCCGGGTCCGATCTCGTAGAACTGCTGAACCCCGGCATCGAGCATGGTACGCATCGAAGCGGTCCAGCGCACCGCGGATGTCAGCTGCTGGAGCAGCAGACGCCCTGCATCGGCCGGGTCGACCACCGCCGCGGCCGTCACGTTGGAGACCACCGGGAAGCGCGGCTGGGCCATGTCGACGGCGTCCAGCTGTGCAGCCAGGCCCGATTCGGCCACGCTCATCAGGGGCGAATGAAACGCCCCGGACACGTTGAGCTGCACGGCGCGCCGCGCACCTGCGGCCTTCGCCAGATCCATCGCCCGCTCGACAGCGGCGACATCACCGCTGATGACGAGCTGCCCGGGTGAGTTGTAATTGGCCGGTACGCAGACGCTCGTGCCCTCCGACGCTTCCGCGCACACCCGCTCCACAGCGTCATCGTCGAGTCCGAGCAGCGCCGCCATAGTGCCCGGGCGGTCGGCACCGCTGCGCTGCATCAGCTCGCCGCGCAGGCGCACCGTGCGCAGGCCATCGGCGAACGACAGCGCACCGGCTGCCACCCAGGCGCTGAACTCGCCGAGACTGTGGCCCGCTGCGAGCGACACATCGCCCAACCGCTCCCCCACGACGCGAAAAACGGCCACGGAGTGCGTCAGGATCGCCGGCTGCGCCACGCTCGTCGCGGTCAGCTCCGCTTCCGGACCCTCCCACGCGAGCTTCGACAGTGCGAGGCCGAGCGTCTCGTCCGCTTCCTCGAACGTGCGGCGGGCCTCCGGATACGCATCAGCCAGGTCATGGCCCATGCCCACGACCTGCGACCCCTGACCGGGAAACAGCAGACCTACCACCGCAGCACCGCCGAAGCCCAGGTGAAGCCCGCACCGAAGGCGACCATCATCACGTGGTCCCCCGGCTTCAGCCGGCCCTGCTCCGCGGCCTCATCGAGTGCGATGGGGACAGTCGCGGAGCTCATGTTGCCGTAACGGTCCACGTTCACGAACACCTTGTCCATCGGTACGCCCGCGTAGCGGGCCGTTGCCTCGATGATGCGCATGTTCGCCTGGTGCGGCACGAGCAGATCGATGTCCGCACCCGTCAGCCCCGCGCGCATCAGCGCCTGGTCGGCCGCTTCCGCCATCGACCGCACGGCCGACTTGAACACTTCGCGGCCCGCCATCTTCACGAGATGCGACTTCTGATCCAGCACAGCAATGTCCATCGGCACCTTCACGCCCCCCGCCGGCCGCCACAGCAGCTCGGCGAGCGTGCCGTCGGAGCGGATGAAGCTCGACAGCACGCTGCCGCGCTTTGTGCCCGCGCGTCGTACCACGGCGGCGCCGGCGCCATCGCCGAAGAGAACACATGTCGCGCGGTCCGTCCAGTCGACAATGCCGCTCATCTTCTCGGCCGAAACGACGAGTGCGATCTCGGCGTTGCCGGACGCGATATGGCCTTCCGCCACGGCCAGGGCGTAGATGAAGCCGGAACACGCGGCGGATATATCGTACGCAGCGGCGTTCGTCGCGCCGAGCAGCGCCTGCATGTCGCAGGCGGTGGACGGCAGCAGCCGGTCGGGCGTCGCCGTGGAGACGACAATGACGTCGATCTCGCCGGGCTGCACGTTCGCGCGCTCCATCGCGATGCGCGAGGCGCGTGCGCCCATGTCGGCCGCTCCCATCTCCGGCCCTGCAATACGACGCTCGCGGATCCCCGTTCGCTCGGTTATCCACTCGTCCGTCGTATCGACCATCGACTCCAGCTCCGCGTTCGTCAGCACGCGGTCCGGCAGATATCGACCCGTCGCAACGATCTCGACGATCGGCTGCCTTGCCTTCATGAGTCCTCCGCATGTGCGCCGCTGCCGGCGCCCTGCCGTGCCGTATTGCCGTCACTCGCGGCAACCGCGCTTTCGATGTGTCCGACCAGCCGCGTCTCGACGGACTGGATGGCCACACGGATCGCGTTGCATATAGCGCGCGGCGGCGAGCCGCCGTGACAGATGATCGTCACGCCATTCACGCCCAGCAGCGGCGCACCGCCGTACTCGGTGTAATCGAAGACGCGGAACAGCGCGTTCAGGTCGAGCGCTCCCGGGTGCTCAGCCAGCTCCGTCGTCAGCATTCCGTGCATGAAGCCCATCACCGATTCGTAGAACTTCAGCAGCACGTTGCCGACGAAGCCATCCGCGACGAGCACATCGCATATGCCGCGAATCACGTCGCGCCCCTCGATGTTACCGACGAAATTGAGGTCCGACGCGCGCAGCAGCCGGTGCGCTTCCACCGTCAGCTCGTCACCCTTTTCCGGCTCCTCGCCGATGTTCAGCAGCCCGACGCGCGGACTCGGCCGCTGCCACACATCCTCCACGTAGATCGAGCCCAGGCGCGCAAACTGAAGCAGATGCTGCGGCTTGCAGTCGACATTTGCCCCAGCGTCGATCAGCAGGATCGGCTGCACCG
It contains:
- the fabD gene encoding ACP S-malonyltransferase, whose amino-acid sequence is MVGLLFPGQGSQVVGMGHDLADAYPEARRTFEEADETLGLALSKLAWEGPEAELTATSVAQPAILTHSVAVFRVVGERLGDVSLAAGHSLGEFSAWVAAGALSFADGLRTVRLRGELMQRSGADRPGTMAALLGLDDDAVERVCAEASEGTSVCVPANYNSPGQLVISGDVAAVERAMDLAKAAGARRAVQLNVSGAFHSPLMSVAESGLAAQLDAVDMAQPRFPVVSNVTAAAVVDPADAGRLLLQQLTSAVRWTASMRTMLDAGVQQFYEIGPGSVLTGLLRRIERGAASQAIGTAADVEAVMS
- the fabG gene encoding 3-oxoacyl-[acyl-carrier-protein] reductase; amino-acid sequence: MSEAMAGRELDGKVAVVTGGSRGIGRSIAEHLASAGARVAVVARDGERAAAVAGELPGEGHAGFGCDVADAAAVDALVKQVESDLGSLDILVNNAGVTGDNLLMRLSDAEWDRVIDTNLKGTFNTIRAATRGMMRRREGRIINITSVVGITGNKGQANYAASKAGVIGLTKSVAKELASRNILCNALAPGYIETEMTAELGETVREALLGQIALGRLGRGDDIASVVRFLAGPGAAYITGQVIVVDGGMVI
- the plsX gene encoding phosphate acyltransferase PlsX — translated: MRIALDAMGTDRHPAIEVEGAVQALRELPGSFELVLVGDAPRIEAELKRHDIPAARLRVVHAADVIEPGEPAVTAVRRKPESSIVVGLKLQKDGEADAFVSAGSTGAVMAASLFLLRALPAVDRPAIGTILPTTVQPILLIDAGANVDCKPQHLLQFARLGSIYVEDVWQRPSPRVGLLNIGEEPEKGDELTVEAHRLLRASDLNFVGNIEGRDVIRGICDVLVADGFVGNVLLKFYESVMGFMHGMLTTELAEHPGALDLNALFRVFDYTEYGGAPLLGVNGVTIICHGGSPPRAICNAIRVAIQSVETRLVGHIESAVAASDGNTARQGAGSGAHAEDS
- a CDS encoding beta-ketoacyl-ACP synthase III; amino-acid sequence: MKARQPIVEIVATGRYLPDRVLTNAELESMVDTTDEWITERTGIRERRIAGPEMGAADMGARASRIAMERANVQPGEIDVIVVSTATPDRLLPSTACDMQALLGATNAAAYDISAACSGFIYALAVAEGHIASGNAEIALVVSAEKMSGIVDWTDRATCVLFGDGAGAAVVRRAGTKRGSVLSSFIRSDGTLAELLWRPAGGVKVPMDIAVLDQKSHLVKMAGREVFKSAVRSMAEAADQALMRAGLTGADIDLLVPHQANMRIIEATARYAGVPMDKVFVNVDRYGNMSSATVPIALDEAAEQGRLKPGDHVMMVAFGAGFTWASAVLRW